In Phoenix dactylifera cultivar Barhee BC4 chromosome 11, palm_55x_up_171113_PBpolish2nd_filt_p, whole genome shotgun sequence, the following are encoded in one genomic region:
- the LOC103706806 gene encoding centromere protein V, which produces MSAETVIHSGGCHCGHVRWQVEASPSVVAWSCNCSDCSMRGNVHFIVPSAKFKLIGDSEKFLTTYTFGTHTAKHTFCRVCGITSFYFPRSNPDGVAVTFKCVDSGTLRHIEIRCFDGRNWEKSYDQSSVSSFSKLSGESHHHQ; this is translated from the coding sequence ATGAGTGCTGAAACTGTAATTCATAGTGGTGGATGCCACTGCGGGCATGTCAGGTGGCAGGTTGAGGCATCACCAAGTGTTGTTGCATGGAGTTGCAACTGCTCTGACTGTTCCATGAGGGGCAACGTTCACTTTATTGTACCATCTGCCAAATTCAAGCTTATTGGAGATTCCGAGAAGTTTCTTACTACCTATACCTTTGGCACACACACAGCCAAGCATACTTTCTGCAGAGTCTGTGGCATAACCTCTTTCTACTTCCCAAGATCAAATCCTGACGGTGTTGCTGTGACATTTAAGTGTGTTGACTCTGGTACACTCAGACATATCGAAATCAGGTGTTTTGATGGAAGAAACTGGGAGAAGTCCTATGATCAAAGTTCCGTATCATCATTTTCCAAATTGAGTGGTG